A region of Streptomyces deccanensis DNA encodes the following proteins:
- a CDS encoding ArnT family glycosyltransferase, whose protein sequence is MTSTLPAAAKTEVKVPAQRTAAPTTGSTGRTNDSSSASPAPEAPPKRLRNSRPDLILCGVLLVAIMIVQGWNIADYPTLSDDEGTYLAQAWAVQEGRGLAHYTYWYDHPPLGWIQLAVLTWIPAQLAPESMTVGSMRAVMLLISAVSAVLVYVLGRRLSLPRWAAGLGMALFGLSPLSVVLQREIFLDNIAVMWTLLAFCLAASPSRHLWHHFGAGIAAAAAVLTKETMLLVLPAVLLTMWRHSHRDTRKFAITGAVTACTLIGISYPLFALLKGELFPGAGHVSLWDGIVYQMSRPGSGFILTEGTGSYGVLQSWLYYDRVLPLGGLAGALLLLVTWRWSVTARALAGPALAVAILAGMALRPGYLPAMYVLQALPFLALVLAGGTASVTHGVLRRWRSATERRALTWARHALALALAAAAAAYVVPRWYDGNHTAMTFDANAPYQQAAEWLGREVEDPADTRVLVDDALWLDLVHEGYEPGLGVIWFYKADLDPAVTKTMPRGWRDLDYVVASPTVRRDAVDLPNVKGAMENSTPVATFGTGEDRIEIRRIEGAGDDDRARGTGTGTESETQAETEAADDDRSRDTEAAGGDR, encoded by the coding sequence GTGACCTCCACACTTCCCGCGGCGGCCAAGACGGAAGTCAAGGTCCCCGCGCAGCGGACAGCTGCGCCCACAACCGGTTCGACAGGTCGAACAAACGATTCCTCTTCCGCTTCGCCCGCGCCCGAGGCACCGCCGAAGCGCCTGCGGAACTCGCGTCCCGACCTGATCCTCTGCGGTGTCCTCCTCGTCGCGATCATGATCGTGCAGGGCTGGAACATCGCCGACTACCCGACCCTCAGCGACGACGAGGGTACCTACCTCGCCCAGGCCTGGGCCGTCCAGGAGGGCAGGGGCCTCGCCCACTACACCTACTGGTACGACCACCCGCCCCTTGGCTGGATCCAGCTCGCCGTCCTGACCTGGATCCCCGCCCAACTCGCCCCCGAGTCGATGACCGTCGGCTCCATGCGCGCGGTGATGCTGCTGATCAGCGCCGTCAGCGCCGTCCTCGTCTACGTCCTCGGCCGCCGTCTGTCGCTGCCCCGCTGGGCCGCCGGCCTCGGCATGGCCCTCTTCGGGCTGTCGCCGCTGTCGGTGGTGCTCCAGCGGGAGATCTTCCTCGACAACATCGCGGTGATGTGGACGCTGCTCGCGTTCTGCCTCGCCGCCTCGCCGAGCCGTCACCTCTGGCACCACTTCGGCGCCGGCATCGCCGCCGCCGCGGCCGTGCTCACCAAGGAGACGATGCTCCTCGTCCTGCCGGCCGTGCTGCTCACCATGTGGCGGCACAGCCACCGGGACACCCGCAAGTTCGCCATCACCGGTGCCGTCACCGCCTGCACCCTGATCGGCATCTCGTACCCGCTGTTCGCCCTGCTCAAGGGCGAGTTGTTCCCCGGAGCCGGCCATGTGTCCCTCTGGGACGGCATCGTCTACCAGATGAGCCGCCCCGGCTCCGGCTTCATCCTCACGGAGGGCACGGGCTCGTACGGCGTCCTGCAGTCGTGGCTGTACTACGACCGCGTCCTGCCGCTCGGCGGACTCGCCGGCGCCCTGCTCCTGCTGGTCACCTGGCGCTGGTCGGTGACCGCGCGGGCCCTCGCCGGCCCTGCGCTCGCCGTCGCCATCCTCGCCGGAATGGCCCTGCGCCCCGGCTACCTGCCCGCGATGTACGTCCTCCAGGCGCTGCCCTTCCTCGCACTCGTCCTCGCGGGCGGCACGGCCAGCGTCACCCACGGCGTCCTGCGCAGATGGCGCAGCGCGACCGAGCGACGGGCCCTGACCTGGGCACGGCACGCCCTGGCGCTCGCCCTGGCCGCCGCCGCTGCCGCGTACGTCGTCCCACGCTGGTACGACGGCAACCACACCGCGATGACCTTCGACGCCAACGCGCCCTACCAGCAGGCCGCCGAGTGGCTCGGCAGGGAGGTCGAGGACCCCGCCGACACCCGGGTCCTCGTCGACGACGCGCTCTGGCTCGACCTCGTCCACGAGGGCTACGAGCCGGGCCTCGGCGTCATCTGGTTCTACAAGGCCGACCTCGACCCGGCGGTGACGAAGACGATGCCGCGCGGCTGGCGCGACCTCGACTACGTGGTCGCGTCCCCGACGGTACGGCGCGACGCGGTCGACCTGCCCAACGTCAAGGGCGCGATGGAGAACTCGACCCCGGTGGCCACCTTCGGCACCGGCGAGGACCGGATCGAGATCCGCAGGATCGAGGGCGCGGGGGACGACGACCGGGCCCGCGGGACCGGGACCGGGACCGAGAGCGAGACCCAGGCCGAGACCGAGGCCGCCGACGACGACCGGAGCCGCGATACCGAGGCCGCTGGAGGCGACCGATGA
- a CDS encoding thioredoxin domain-containing protein, which produces MANRLAHETSPYLLQHADNPVDWWPWSAEAFEEARRRGVPVLLSVGYSSCHWCHVMAHESFEDQETADYLNAHFVSVKVDREERPDVDAVYMEAVQAATGQGGWPMTVFLTPEGEPFYFGTYFPPAPRHGMPAFRQVLEGVRAAWADRRDEVAEVAGKIVRDLAGRELKFEAVDVPGEDELAQALLGLTREYDAARGGFGRAPKFPPSMVIEFLLRHAARTGSEGALQMARDTCERMARGGIYDQLGGGFARYSVDREWVVPHFEKMLYDNALLCRVYAHLWRATGSELARRVALETADFMVRELRTNEGGFASALDADSDDGTGSGKHVEGAYYVWTPEQLTEVLGEEDAALAAHYFGVTEEGTFEEGASVLQLPQHEGVFDAERIESVRTRLNEARARRPAPGRDDKVVAAWNGLAVAALAETGAYFDRPDLVDAAIAAADLLVRLHLDERARLARTSKDGQVGANAGVLEDYADVAEGFLALASVTGEGVWLEFAGFLLDHVLVRFVDEESGALFDTAADAEKLIRRPQDPTDNATPSGWSAAAGALLSYAAHTGSEPHRTAAERALGVVKALGPRAPRFIGWGLATAEALLDGPREVAVVGPQGHPGTKELHRTALLGTAPGAVVAVGTTDSDELPLLADRPLVGGEPTAYVCRNFTCDAPTTDVNGLRSALGTISSG; this is translated from the coding sequence ATGGCGAACCGACTGGCCCACGAGACATCTCCCTACCTCCTCCAGCACGCCGACAACCCGGTCGACTGGTGGCCCTGGTCGGCCGAGGCGTTCGAGGAGGCGCGCAGGCGGGGGGTCCCGGTGCTGCTCAGCGTCGGGTACTCCAGCTGCCACTGGTGCCATGTGATGGCGCACGAGTCGTTCGAGGACCAGGAGACCGCCGACTATCTGAACGCGCACTTCGTGAGCGTGAAGGTGGACCGGGAGGAGCGGCCGGACGTCGACGCGGTCTACATGGAGGCCGTGCAGGCGGCGACCGGGCAGGGCGGCTGGCCCATGACCGTGTTCCTGACGCCGGAGGGGGAGCCCTTCTACTTCGGCACCTACTTCCCGCCCGCGCCCCGCCACGGCATGCCCGCCTTCCGCCAGGTCCTGGAGGGGGTGCGCGCCGCCTGGGCGGACCGGCGGGACGAGGTCGCCGAGGTCGCCGGGAAGATCGTGCGGGATCTGGCGGGCCGGGAGCTGAAGTTCGAGGCGGTCGACGTGCCCGGGGAGGACGAGCTCGCGCAGGCGCTGCTGGGGCTCACCCGGGAGTACGACGCGGCGCGCGGCGGCTTCGGCAGGGCGCCCAAGTTCCCGCCCTCGATGGTGATCGAGTTCCTGCTGCGGCACGCGGCGCGCACCGGATCCGAGGGCGCGCTCCAGATGGCGCGGGACACCTGTGAGCGGATGGCCCGCGGCGGCATCTACGACCAGCTCGGCGGCGGCTTCGCCCGGTACTCCGTCGACCGTGAGTGGGTCGTGCCGCACTTCGAGAAGATGCTGTACGACAACGCCCTGCTGTGCCGGGTGTACGCCCACCTGTGGCGGGCCACCGGCTCCGAGCTGGCCCGGCGCGTCGCCCTGGAGACGGCCGACTTCATGGTCCGCGAACTGCGCACGAACGAGGGCGGGTTCGCCTCGGCGCTGGACGCCGACAGCGACGACGGCACGGGGTCCGGCAAGCATGTCGAGGGCGCCTACTACGTCTGGACGCCCGAGCAGCTGACCGAGGTGCTCGGCGAGGAGGACGCGGCGCTCGCGGCCCACTACTTCGGGGTCACGGAGGAGGGGACGTTCGAGGAGGGCGCCTCCGTTCTCCAACTGCCGCAGCACGAGGGCGTGTTCGACGCCGAACGGATCGAGTCGGTCAGGACGCGGCTGAACGAGGCGCGTGCGCGGCGGCCCGCCCCCGGCCGCGACGACAAGGTGGTGGCCGCCTGGAACGGCCTGGCCGTCGCCGCGCTCGCCGAGACCGGCGCCTACTTCGACCGCCCCGACCTGGTGGACGCCGCCATCGCCGCCGCCGACCTCCTCGTACGACTGCATCTGGACGAGCGGGCGCGGCTCGCGCGGACCAGCAAGGACGGGCAGGTCGGGGCCAACGCGGGGGTGCTGGAGGACTACGCGGACGTCGCCGAGGGGTTCCTGGCGCTGGCGTCGGTCACGGGGGAGGGGGTGTGGCTGGAGTTCGCCGGGTTCCTGCTCGACCATGTGCTCGTCCGGTTCGTCGACGAGGAGTCCGGGGCGCTCTTCGACACCGCCGCCGACGCGGAGAAGCTGATCCGGCGGCCGCAGGATCCGACCGACAACGCCACGCCGTCGGGGTGGAGCGCGGCGGCGGGCGCGCTGCTGAGCTATGCCGCGCACACCGGTTCCGAGCCCCATCGGACCGCCGCCGAACGGGCGTTGGGCGTGGTCAAGGCCCTCGGGCCGAGGGCGCCGAGGTTCATCGGGTGGGGGCTGGCCACGGCGGAGGCCCTGCTCGACGGGCCGCGTGAGGTGGCGGTGGTGGGGCCGCAGGGGCATCCGGGGACGAAGGAGCTGCATCGGACGGCGTTGCTGGGGACCGCGCCGGGTGCGGTGGTGGCCGTGGGAACTACGGACAGTGACGAACTGCCGTTGCTGGCCGACCGTCCTCTCGTCGGCGGTGAACCGACCGCGTACGTCTGCCGTAATTTCACATGTGATGCTCCGACGACCGATGTGAACGGGTTGCGTTCGGCCCTGGGAACAATCTCGTCCGGCTGA
- a CDS encoding ATP-binding protein — protein sequence MRDSHRGEAERLLVRAVEEEVRRSGGRTDGVVLLGRARASLDAMAQNAAEEYETYTRALDESEAGRPTFRQRYAKEGSGTPLLVAAVAAGTAVVADLSFGVAPGTAVSTGVIVGIASAVATVLKVTASHLPAAHHHAGALSQPGGPEQLRLQWLTALEVRGIRPFLDQQRVLAASTATAKKKAPQLRGADKSAAARRRNVLEQSFAQLPEADDRFAGRRTEMGKIRQWVQAARAETETRPTVVVLHGPSGSGRTALAVRAAHELRDYFRGACVVDLRADSPEEPPLSTRDALMHLLNRLGAPRDQLLFRERTSQDQQVKRLSELYHQHLTALPVTIVLDDASDPEQVRTLVPERSDSLVLVTARSPLALPADLPAWVHQLPVEALDGDGTHELLSTAAQDGAVLSTGVGAGAATGAAGPSSGARSGSYDTESVARIRHLCGGLPLALRIAGSSLGPRTPDRLATDLGAYGPVEPIERALWLRYTDQSEPSRRLLRRLALAGRASLGAAAAASLLATDETEATRHLTALARAGLIDHVHGNRYRLHDLVRAFAQARLLDEEEPSERTAAQERLIVTYADLADSVLRLVDGNMSTRSDRFGQHGFVSLEEALRWLDDETSFITSTLRHAEGVNEAAVLSLLGALCDYCLLRGDLYRLGELNELAQSVGQGLLTRSVQWRTGIAARQLGELDKSRTTLASVVNLYMETNHDAGAARALCSLGITLHHQGNLTEAAEKLLEALQMQSPPELAADRAWTMHALAAVERDRSHLADSLDLLTRALVLHRQQESLHGEGWAYYQLGQLMLRMGEIPRAETELRTALDLFGRTRDPRGEAWSMTQLARARLVAGDPSAAVDGLRQALSRHRDNEDARGEAWSGYYLGQALEETGNLDQAVRELERSRTMFSRMRDVYGLACARHHSARVTRDQRAVQTGSLRNSGFARQLLVDARADFQRIGVAHGEAWTCLELAVVDAGNTRLPQALALCEEATRLFASYGDRRGEDWARFLKCTLLPYAAPGGVEIGTAVAQEDLAHLSRTDHPLRDEKLTEYIEAYQLLLERGVNLESGWRAWTLGMVPNRHAREVMGVPVSSGHG from the coding sequence ATGCGGGACAGCCACCGGGGGGAGGCCGAACGGCTGTTGGTCCGGGCGGTCGAGGAGGAGGTCCGCAGGTCGGGCGGCCGTACCGACGGAGTCGTCCTGCTCGGGCGCGCCCGCGCCTCGCTGGACGCGATGGCGCAGAACGCGGCCGAGGAGTACGAGACATACACCCGCGCACTGGACGAGTCCGAGGCCGGCCGCCCCACCTTCCGCCAGCGCTACGCCAAGGAGGGCTCCGGAACTCCCCTGCTGGTCGCGGCCGTCGCCGCCGGCACGGCGGTCGTCGCCGACCTCTCCTTCGGCGTCGCCCCCGGCACCGCCGTGAGCACGGGGGTGATCGTCGGCATCGCGAGCGCCGTGGCCACCGTCCTGAAGGTCACCGCCTCGCACCTCCCCGCCGCCCACCACCACGCGGGCGCCCTGAGCCAGCCCGGCGGCCCCGAGCAACTGCGGTTGCAGTGGCTCACGGCACTGGAGGTGCGCGGGATCCGCCCGTTCCTGGACCAGCAGCGGGTCCTCGCCGCGTCGACGGCGACGGCGAAGAAGAAGGCACCCCAGCTGCGCGGCGCCGACAAGAGCGCGGCGGCCCGGCGGCGCAACGTACTGGAGCAGTCGTTCGCCCAACTCCCGGAGGCCGACGACCGGTTCGCCGGACGACGGACGGAGATGGGGAAGATCCGCCAGTGGGTGCAGGCGGCCCGCGCGGAGACCGAGACCCGGCCGACCGTCGTCGTGCTGCACGGCCCGTCCGGCTCCGGCCGCACCGCTCTCGCCGTCCGCGCCGCCCATGAACTGCGGGACTACTTCCGGGGCGCCTGTGTCGTCGATCTGCGCGCCGACAGCCCGGAGGAGCCGCCGCTGTCGACCCGGGACGCGCTGATGCATCTGCTGAATCGTCTCGGCGCACCCCGCGACCAGCTGCTCTTCCGTGAGCGGACCTCCCAGGACCAGCAGGTCAAACGGCTCAGCGAGCTGTACCACCAGCATCTGACCGCCCTGCCGGTGACGATCGTCCTCGACGACGCCTCCGACCCCGAGCAGGTCCGCACCCTCGTCCCCGAGCGCTCCGACAGCCTCGTCCTGGTCACCGCCCGCTCGCCGCTCGCCCTCCCCGCCGACCTGCCCGCCTGGGTCCACCAGCTCCCCGTCGAGGCGCTCGACGGCGACGGCACGCACGAACTGCTGAGCACGGCGGCCCAGGACGGTGCGGTGCTCTCGACGGGAGTCGGCGCGGGCGCGGCCACGGGAGCCGCAGGGCCCTCCTCCGGAGCGCGCTCCGGCTCGTACGACACGGAGTCCGTCGCCCGTATCCGGCACTTGTGCGGCGGACTGCCCCTCGCCCTGCGCATCGCCGGCTCGTCCCTCGGGCCGCGCACGCCCGACCGGCTGGCCACGGACCTGGGCGCGTACGGCCCGGTCGAGCCGATCGAGAGGGCCCTGTGGCTCCGCTACACCGACCAGTCGGAGCCCTCCCGCCGGCTGCTGCGCCGACTGGCTCTCGCGGGGCGGGCGTCACTGGGCGCGGCGGCGGCCGCCTCGCTCCTCGCCACCGACGAGACGGAGGCGACCCGTCATCTCACCGCGCTCGCCCGCGCGGGCCTGATCGACCACGTCCACGGCAACCGCTACCGCCTGCACGACCTGGTCCGCGCCTTCGCCCAGGCCCGCCTCCTCGACGAGGAGGAGCCGAGCGAGCGCACGGCCGCGCAGGAACGCCTCATCGTCACGTACGCGGACCTGGCCGACTCCGTCCTGCGCCTCGTCGACGGCAACATGTCGACCCGCTCGGACCGCTTCGGCCAGCACGGCTTCGTGTCGCTGGAGGAGGCGCTGCGCTGGCTGGACGACGAGACCAGCTTCATCACCTCCACGCTCCGGCACGCGGAGGGCGTGAACGAGGCAGCCGTGCTCAGTCTGCTGGGCGCCCTGTGCGACTACTGCCTGCTGCGCGGCGACCTCTACCGCCTCGGCGAACTCAACGAGCTGGCCCAGTCGGTGGGGCAGGGTCTGCTGACCCGCTCCGTGCAGTGGCGTACGGGTATCGCGGCCCGTCAGCTGGGCGAGCTGGACAAGTCCCGGACGACGCTGGCGTCGGTGGTCAACCTGTACATGGAGACCAACCACGACGCGGGCGCCGCCCGTGCCCTGTGCTCCCTCGGCATCACCCTCCACCACCAGGGCAATCTGACCGAGGCGGCGGAGAAGCTCCTGGAGGCCCTGCAGATGCAGTCGCCCCCCGAACTGGCGGCGGACCGCGCGTGGACGATGCACGCCCTGGCGGCGGTGGAACGCGATCGCTCCCACCTGGCGGACTCCCTGGACCTGCTGACCCGCGCACTGGTCCTGCACCGCCAGCAGGAGTCCCTGCACGGCGAGGGCTGGGCCTACTACCAGCTGGGCCAACTGATGCTGCGCATGGGCGAGATACCCCGCGCGGAGACCGAACTGCGCACCGCGCTCGACCTGTTCGGCCGCACCCGCGACCCGCGCGGCGAGGCCTGGTCGATGACGCAGCTGGCCCGCGCCCGCCTCGTCGCCGGCGACCCCTCGGCCGCCGTCGACGGTCTGCGCCAGGCCCTCTCCCGGCACCGCGACAACGAGGACGCCCGCGGCGAGGCCTGGTCCGGCTACTACCTGGGCCAGGCGCTGGAGGAGACCGGCAACCTCGACCAGGCGGTCCGCGAGCTGGAACGCTCCCGCACGATGTTCTCCCGGATGCGGGACGTCTACGGCCTGGCCTGCGCCCGCCACCACTCCGCCCGTGTCACCCGCGACCAGCGCGCCGTGCAGACGGGCTCGCTGCGCAACTCCGGCTTCGCCCGCCAGCTCCTCGTCGACGCCCGCGCCGACTTCCAGCGCATCGGCGTCGCCCACGGGGAGGCCTGGACCTGCCTGGAACTGGCGGTCGTGGACGCGGGCAACACCCGCCTCCCCCAGGCACTGGCCCTCTGCGAGGAGGCCACCCGCCTCTTCGCCTCCTACGGCGACCGCCGCGGCGAGGACTGGGCCCGCTTCCTCAAGTGCACCCTGCTGCCCTACGCGGCTCCCGGCGGCGTCGAGATCGGCACGGCCGTCGCCCAGGAGGACCTGGCCCACCTCTCCCGCACGGACCACCCCCTGCGTGACGAGAAACTCACCGAGTACATCGAGGCCTACCAGCTCCTCCTGGAGCGCGGCGTCAACCTGGAGAGCGGCTGGCGAGCCTGGACCCTCGGCATGGTCCCCAACCGCCACGCGCGGGAGGTGATGGGGGTGCCGGTGTCGAGCGGGCACGGGTGA
- a CDS encoding glycosyltransferase, with protein MSSGSYESTAPGELGDPAVRGAEVPEPGAVTIVVPTYNESANVRELLHRITETVPSRLPCEVVFVDDSTDDTPQVIDAAAQDCPFPVTVLHRDEPVGGLGGAVVEGIRAAGSDWIVVMDGDLQHPPSLVPELVATGERSAAGLVVASRYIKGGSRAGLAGSYRVAVSRGATWLTKALFPRRLHGISDPMSGFFAIRRSAVTADVLQPLGYKILLELAVRSRPRRVTEVPFVFQDRYAGESKSTAREGFRFLRHLMGLRTASPLARMIVFGLIGVTGFVPNLAGLHALTSAGMHYVPAEILANQLGVVWNFFLIEHLCFRERRRHRKGWDRIGRFALLANADLVLRIPLIALFVGKFGMGALPATALALVTTFVLRFVGTEALVYLPRGTSGRGRRSRRGERGEEKRAGRPERPDQAGQAEQPEQSARRAA; from the coding sequence ATGAGCAGCGGAAGCTACGAGTCCACCGCCCCCGGGGAACTGGGCGACCCGGCGGTGCGCGGCGCCGAGGTGCCCGAGCCGGGGGCCGTCACCATCGTCGTACCGACCTACAACGAGTCCGCCAACGTAAGGGAGTTGCTGCACCGGATCACCGAGACGGTGCCGTCGAGGCTGCCCTGCGAGGTGGTCTTCGTCGACGACTCCACCGACGACACCCCGCAGGTCATCGACGCCGCCGCGCAGGACTGCCCGTTCCCGGTGACCGTGCTGCACCGCGACGAGCCGGTCGGCGGACTCGGCGGCGCGGTCGTCGAGGGCATCCGGGCGGCCGGCTCCGACTGGATCGTCGTCATGGACGGCGACCTCCAGCATCCACCGTCCCTGGTACCGGAGTTGGTGGCCACCGGGGAACGGTCGGCCGCCGGTCTGGTGGTCGCCTCCCGCTACATCAAGGGCGGCAGCCGGGCCGGACTCGCGGGCAGCTACCGCGTGGCCGTCTCGCGCGGCGCGACCTGGCTCACCAAGGCCCTCTTCCCGCGCCGCCTGCACGGCATCAGCGACCCGATGAGCGGCTTCTTCGCCATCCGCCGCAGCGCGGTCACCGCCGACGTCCTCCAGCCGCTCGGCTACAAGATCCTCCTCGAACTCGCCGTGCGCAGCCGTCCCCGGCGCGTCACGGAGGTGCCGTTCGTCTTCCAGGACCGCTACGCGGGCGAGTCCAAGTCGACCGCGCGGGAGGGGTTCAGGTTCCTGCGCCACCTCATGGGGCTGCGGACGGCCTCGCCGCTCGCCCGCATGATCGTCTTCGGGCTGATCGGTGTCACCGGCTTCGTCCCGAACCTCGCCGGTCTCCACGCCCTGACCTCGGCCGGCATGCACTACGTCCCCGCGGAGATCCTCGCCAACCAGCTCGGGGTGGTCTGGAACTTCTTCCTCATCGAGCACCTGTGCTTCCGCGAGCGGCGCAGGCACCGCAAGGGATGGGACCGCATCGGCAGGTTCGCGCTGCTCGCCAACGCCGATCTGGTGCTGCGCATCCCGCTGATCGCCCTGTTCGTCGGCAAGTTCGGGATGGGGGCGCTGCCCGCGACCGCGCTCGCCCTGGTCACGACGTTCGTGCTGCGCTTCGTGGGGACCGAGGCGCTCGTCTATCTGCCGCGCGGCACGTCCGGTCGTGGCAGGAGGTCTCGCCGTGGGGAGCGCGGCGAGGAGAAGAGGGCTGGACGGCCGGAGCGGCCGGACCAGGCCGGTCAGGCCGAGCAGCCTGAGCAGTCGGCAAGGAGAGCCGCGTGA
- a CDS encoding glycosyltransferase has product MLTSVFIAVVSLALFWMAAFTLWWQMHAWRTPEVLASTRFSRPDGDEHLSFSLLLPARHEQAVLDHTIQRLLESSHDDFEIIVIVGHDDPETTAVARAAEERDPRVRVVVDHHEKKNKPKAMNTALPHCRGDVVGVFDAEDQVHPELLSHVDHAFRTTGADVVQGGVQLINYNSSWYSLRNCLEYFFWFRSRLHLHAQKGFIPLGGNTVFVRTDVLRAADGWDPNCLAEDCDLGVRLSSVGKKVVVAYDSDMVTREETPGSLMSLMKQRTRWNQGFLQVYRKKDWRQLPAFRQRLLARYTLMTPYLQAVSGVIIPLNVAIALFLDVPVGVAFITFLPAVTALVTFVFEVVGLHDFGKQYGLRVRFVHYVKLVVGGPFYQVLLAFAAVRAVWREQRGRNDWELTSHVGAHLVNANVNREDVPA; this is encoded by the coding sequence TTGCTGACGTCTGTCTTCATAGCTGTCGTCTCGCTGGCCTTGTTCTGGATGGCGGCCTTCACCTTGTGGTGGCAGATGCACGCGTGGCGAACGCCCGAAGTGCTCGCCTCCACCCGCTTCAGCAGACCCGACGGCGACGAGCATCTGTCGTTCTCACTGCTGCTGCCGGCACGCCATGAACAGGCCGTGCTGGACCACACCATCCAACGGCTCCTCGAATCCAGCCACGACGACTTCGAGATCATCGTGATCGTCGGGCACGACGACCCGGAGACCACCGCGGTGGCCCGGGCCGCCGAGGAGCGCGACCCACGCGTCCGCGTCGTGGTCGACCACCATGAGAAGAAGAACAAACCGAAGGCCATGAACACGGCTTTACCGCACTGCCGCGGTGATGTCGTGGGAGTCTTCGACGCCGAGGACCAGGTCCACCCGGAGCTGCTGTCCCACGTCGACCACGCCTTCCGCACCACCGGCGCGGACGTCGTGCAGGGCGGGGTGCAGCTCATCAACTACAACTCCAGCTGGTACAGCCTGCGCAACTGCCTGGAGTACTTCTTCTGGTTCCGGTCCCGGCTCCATCTGCACGCGCAGAAAGGATTCATTCCGCTCGGCGGCAACACCGTCTTCGTCCGCACGGACGTGCTGCGCGCGGCCGACGGCTGGGACCCCAACTGCCTCGCGGAGGACTGCGACCTCGGCGTCCGGCTGTCGAGCGTGGGCAAGAAGGTCGTCGTCGCCTACGACTCCGACATGGTGACCCGGGAGGAGACCCCCGGCAGCCTGATGTCGCTGATGAAGCAGCGCACCCGCTGGAACCAGGGCTTCCTCCAGGTCTACCGGAAGAAGGACTGGCGCCAACTGCCCGCCTTCCGGCAGCGGTTGCTCGCCCGCTACACACTGATGACGCCCTATCTGCAGGCCGTCTCCGGGGTGATCATCCCGCTCAACGTCGCCATCGCGCTCTTCCTCGACGTCCCCGTCGGCGTCGCCTTCATCACCTTCCTGCCGGCCGTCACCGCCCTCGTCACCTTCGTGTTCGAGGTCGTCGGACTCCACGACTTCGGCAAGCAGTACGGACTGCGCGTCCGGTTCGTCCACTACGTCAAGCTCGTCGTGGGCGGCCCCTTCTACCAGGTGCTCCTCGCCTTCGCCGCCGTACGCGCGGTGTGGCGCGAGCAACGTGGCCGCAACGACTGGGAGTTGACCAGTCACGTCGGCGCACATCTCGTGAACGCGAACGTCAACCGAGAGGACGTTCCTGCGTGA